A DNA window from Candidatus Nanopelagicales bacterium contains the following coding sequences:
- a CDS encoding HEAT repeat domain-containing protein: protein MDTTAVLLVTAVIAAATVTILILVATGKAGRDRREATMIERRAAYRAALVGTDADRNELLTVAAGHGPGLNDLVAVLTTSQQDVRDLQQLPNYAALHDDLIARTSRRDPVARGTSVLLLNLLHDPDGVRAAARALQDRDSDVRLVAARALGLRHNDNAARALIDGLRARSLPWERLVERLVGPWALQPCLTALERECDSPHPDEAVRTGLARALGLIGDPAAAPALHHLFAIGSHEERVSAVRALGHCGDTSSLADLEVALVDPYPPLRTQAARAIGELGNPDGVSALRTAMTDPVWWVRSNAAEALGRLGPTGHRALEQVASGPDRFAAQRASEQLILLEHR, encoded by the coding sequence ATGGACACCACCGCAGTCCTGCTGGTCACGGCCGTCATCGCCGCCGCGACTGTCACGATCCTCATCCTCGTCGCGACCGGTAAGGCAGGACGCGACCGGCGCGAAGCAACCATGATCGAAAGGCGTGCGGCCTACCGGGCTGCCCTCGTCGGAACTGACGCAGACCGAAACGAACTCCTGACCGTGGCGGCGGGTCACGGACCCGGCCTCAACGACCTGGTCGCCGTGCTCACGACATCGCAGCAGGATGTCCGCGACCTGCAGCAACTACCCAACTACGCGGCCCTGCACGACGACCTCATCGCTCGGACGAGCCGTCGCGATCCGGTAGCCCGCGGCACCTCAGTGCTGCTGCTGAATCTCCTCCACGACCCCGATGGAGTCAGGGCCGCGGCGCGGGCCCTGCAGGATCGAGACTCGGACGTTCGACTCGTGGCCGCCCGGGCCCTGGGCCTGCGCCACAACGACAACGCAGCGCGAGCTCTGATCGATGGCCTCCGGGCCCGGAGCCTGCCCTGGGAACGCCTTGTCGAACGCCTCGTCGGCCCCTGGGCACTGCAGCCCTGCCTGACGGCCCTCGAGCGTGAATGCGACTCGCCCCATCCCGACGAGGCCGTCCGCACAGGCCTCGCGCGGGCACTCGGGCTGATCGGCGACCCGGCGGCCGCTCCCGCCCTGCACCATCTGTTCGCGATCGGCTCCCACGAGGAACGGGTGAGCGCGGTGCGAGCCCTCGGTCACTGCGGTGACACCTCATCGCTTGCCGACCTCGAGGTCGCGCTGGTGGACCCTTACCCGCCGCTGCGCACTCAGGCCGCCCGGGCAATCGGCGAACTGGGAAATCCCGATGGGGTCTCGGCACTGCGAACAGCCATGACGGACCCCGTGTGGTGGGTACGCTCCAACGCGGCCGAGGCTCTGGGACGCCTGGGACCGACCGGTCACCGAGCGTTGGAACAAGTCGCATCGGGTCCTGATCGTTTCGCCGCCCAACGAGCCAGTGAGCAACTCATCCTGCTGGAGCACCGATGA
- a CDS encoding hemolysin III family protein, which produces MAVDESERPAAPYAHPGERLDDLRHSLEAAVKPRLRGWLHFGAAPLAFVMGLGLLVVTPSEGLRLAVAVYVATTVLLFGTSASYHLGAGGQRTNAMLRRLDHANIYVFIAGSYTPFAAALTDRRTGTIMLILVWSIALLGLVVRVLWWGAPRWLVVGSYLALGWVAVFFLPAIWTEYGGGVVGLLALGGLLYTAGGIVYGRKRPDPHPDWFGYHEVFHSFTIAAFVTQYVAIAMVVT; this is translated from the coding sequence ATGGCAGTAGACGAGAGCGAGCGCCCGGCGGCACCGTACGCACATCCAGGCGAGCGGCTGGACGACCTGCGTCACTCGCTCGAGGCAGCGGTGAAGCCAAGACTGCGGGGTTGGCTGCACTTCGGCGCGGCTCCGCTGGCGTTCGTCATGGGCCTGGGACTCCTCGTCGTCACGCCGTCCGAAGGTTTGCGCCTGGCAGTTGCCGTCTACGTCGCCACGACAGTTCTGCTGTTCGGTACGAGCGCCTCCTACCACCTCGGGGCCGGCGGCCAACGCACCAATGCGATGCTGCGCCGCCTCGACCACGCGAACATCTACGTGTTCATCGCCGGCAGCTACACACCCTTCGCCGCCGCACTGACCGATCGCCGCACCGGCACGATCATGCTCATCCTCGTGTGGTCGATCGCGCTCCTGGGTCTGGTGGTGAGGGTGCTGTGGTGGGGGGCGCCGCGTTGGCTCGTCGTAGGGTCCTACCTCGCCCTGGGCTGGGTGGCGGTGTTCTTCCTGCCTGCGATCTGGACGGAATACGGTGGCGGCGTGGTCGGACTGCTCGCGTTGGGCGGACTGCTCTACACGGCCGGTGGCATCGTCTACGGACGCAAGCGCCCTGACCCGCACCCCGACTGGTTCGGCTACCACGAGGTATTCCACTCGTTCACGATCGCGGCGTTCGTGACCCAGTACGTCGCGATCGCCATGGTCGTCACCTGA